The following proteins are encoded in a genomic region of Nicotiana sylvestris chromosome 4, ASM39365v2, whole genome shotgun sequence:
- the LOC138889384 gene encoding uncharacterized protein, producing MAFRCLGMDGIGPIEPAASNGYRFILLAIDYFTKWVEAKTFKSVTKKAVVDYVHSNIICRFGVPKVIITDNGANRNSNLMKEVLGATPYLLVYGTEVVIPEEVEISSLRIVAEAEIDDDEWVKARLEQLSFIDEKRLAAVCHG from the exons atggcctttcgttgcttgggcaTGGATggcattggaccaattgagccagcagcatccaatgggtaCAGGTTCATTCTgttggccattgattatttcactaagtgggttgaagctaaaactttcaagtctgtgaccaagaaagcagtggtcgattatgtccattcaaatatcatttgtcggtttggggtcccaaaggtgatcatcacagataatggtgctaatcgtAACAGCAATCTGATGAAGGAAGtgt taggtgcaactccttatttgttggtatatggcacagaaGTAGTAATTCCCGAGGAAGTTGAAATCTCATCCCTccggattgttgctgaagccgagattgatgatgatgagtgggtcaaggCCCGTTTAGAGCAATTAAGTTTTATtgatgagaagagattggcagcagtgtgtcatggctag